The genomic stretch GCACCAATCGCTTTATCGGATAATTGCCCTGCCGCGCATTGTAAATGGCGGGGGACAGAGATTGCCCACTGGTTGTTGTTGACCACAAAAACCAATGGCAAGTGCCAAACCCCCGCGCAGTTGATCGACTCAAGAAAATCGCCTTTTGAGGTCGCACCGTCGCCACAGGTCACCAGAGCGGCGTGGTGTTCACCTGCAATTTTTAACGCAGACGCAACGCCGACCGCATGGGTACATTGCGTGGCGATCGGCACGCAAAATGGCAGATCATGGTTGCGCAGTTGGCCCTCGGTGGGAGCATAGTCGCTGCCGCGCTCATCGCCGCCCCAATATTGCAGGTTTTTTTCCATACCGATGCCGCGCACCCACATAGCAGGCATGTCGCGATAGTAAGGAATAAAAACATCAGAAGGCAGTAAAGCATGGCCGACGCCGACCCCAAACGCTTCCGAGCCCAAGTGGGACGGATATGTCCCGAGCTTTCCGGTTCTTTGCAAGGCCACGGCTTTATTGTCATAAGCACGTGTCACCAGCATGTCGCGGTAGAACTGTGTCAAAAGTGGAATATCAGCCCAAGAGGGCAATGGCGCAACCAGCTCACCAGCATGGTCGATAAATCTGCGCATGGGTAATGCCTGAACATTCATCTCACGTTCCTTTAATGCGTCGTTTCCACAAGAAACAACCAACAGAGGCCCATAACAAGCAACGCCACCGCTAAGTTTCATCTAGAGTTGATTCGCTGACAAAATGCCAAAGCCTGATATTGTGTCCTGCCAATACTCGATGCGTTAATTCATTTCCCTGCAATTAACTCATTCTGTAGTGATGAATCTTGATGTTGCTGAGTTATTGTAAGTGTAATAAAAATGTTAAATCTTGCATGCGATTGTTTTAGATTAAACAGTAAACCCAGCGTTACACCCTAGGTTTTTAGAGGAAAGTTCCAGTTTTTAACCAAGTGAGGCGAAGAAGTTGAATCTATTCACTAGGTTTGACGGTAAATAAGTGACAATCTTTGTGTAAAAAAGCGTGAAGAAGCGACAACAAGCGAAAGGAAAAAGGAGAAAAACAAAGCGCCCTTCTACGCGAAAGGGCGCTGGCTGAATCAAAAAGGCTCGATTATTTGGCAAAGCTCATCAGGTGCGCTTTAACCGAATCAGAGCTGAACGCACTCTCTACACTGACTCGGTAAATCTCGAAATACTCTTGCTCAGTGAGGTCGAACGCTTCCATCACTTTACGCACTTCATCGCTCATGGTGGTGTTGGAAACCGTGCGGTTGTCGGTGTTGATCGTCACGGCAATGCCATCTTTATGGAAGGCTTTGATCGGGTGCTCACTCAAACTGTTCACTGCTTTGGTTTGCACATTGCTGCTTGGGCAAGTTTCCAGTGCCACCGCTTCATCTTTCACCAATTGATAGGCTTGTGGATGATTGTGAATGAAAATGCCGTGGCCAACGCGCTCCGCACCCAACAGCGCGATTGCGTCGTGAACGTTTTGCCCAGCACCTTGTTCACCCGCGTGAATAGTGACGTGGTAACCAAGAGATTTGGCGTATTGTGCGTAGGGGATAAACTCGTGGCAGAAGCCCGGCAGTTCACTGCCAGCTAAGTCAAATGCCACAATACCGCTCTCTTCTTTGCTGAGGTATTTCGCGCCAGCCTCAAGCACAGCCTTGATTTGATCTTTCGGCATGGTACGTAAGATAGAGAGAATGTAGTTGCCGTGAATATCATACTGCGCCTCGGCGCGTTTCATGCCTCGAACCACACTTTGCATGATTTCATCCAGCGACAAACCTTTCACTTGATGCAGCAAGGGGCCAAATCGTACTTCCATGTATTTGACGTTTTCTTTCGCGGCATCTTCAAACAATTCGAACGAGATACGTTCCAAGGCTTGTGCGGTTTGCATCACCATGCCGGGAAGTTCAAAACGTTTCAGATATTCGTCTAGGTTAGGGCAGGTTTCTGGGGCGATCATCATCTGCTGAATTTGCGCGATGTCGCGAGTTGGCAGGGTGAGGTTTTGCTCATCGGCCAAGTCGATGATCGTTTGCGGGCGTACGCTTCCGTCCAAGTGGCAGTGTAAATCGATCTTAGGCAGGTCAAAGTAATTCATGAGTCTTCTCTTTATAAAAATCCCGGGTATAAAGTTACAGACTTCATAATCAAGAGTTTAAGGCTCTTGGTAGAAACTCCCAAACCATATCATTAGGATTATATGAAGCATTGATCGAGGCAAAGTCTAGCACTGGATACTTCTATCAGCAATTGGCAACTTGGCCGATTTTGTATGCAAAGTTCTAATTTTTTGAAGGATTTATTCAGCGTTTATCTCTTGGATTTTGTTTGTCGCAAAGTAGAATGTGACGAAAAATTCACATAGGTGACCAATCATGTTCCACGCACACGTTTACTATCCGTTAAATCGTCGTTCTGAGGCGGCTGAGTTGCACGAGAAAATTCGCCGCGAGCGTAAAGATGTTTTACAAATATTTCCTCTGGTGGATCGCTTAGTCGGGCCACACAAGATGCCCATGTTTGAGCTGCACTTTCGTGATAACCAAAAGGGGTTGATTGAGTGGCTGGACACTCAGCGCGGTGGTTTTTCGGTCCTTATTCATCCGGTAAGTGAGGAAGAGCTCCTCGACCATACCGAGCGCGCACAGTGGCTCGGTACTAACATTGGCATTTTTGAAGAGATATTCTAAGTGTGATCGCAAAATGCACATCTTTCTACCTAACTCCTTTCTAACTTGAGCTTTTGTGCTAAAACTTAATAAGTAGTGGATAAAACAGAGGCTTAGTAAATGGATTTATTTGCTGACCATCGTGCAGAAAATGGTAAAGCTGTCAGTGAGACAATTGATTTACAACGCGGCCATCAACCTTGGAAAGTGTTGCTCGTTGATGACGACGAGCAGATGCACCAGATAACGCGTCTTGCTTTATCTGGTTTTCAGTTTCAGGAGCGCAGTTTAGAGCTAATTTCGGCCTATTCTGGTATTGATGCTCGGCGAATTTTGCAAGAACAGCAAGACATCGCGGTGGCTTTTGTTGACGTGGTCATGGAAACTGAGCACGCGGGATTAGAGTTGGTGCGGTTTATCCGAGAAACCTTGGGAAACCGCTTGATTCGCTTGGTGCTGCGGACCGGGCAAGCTGGGCAAGCACCGGAAGACGTGGTGATCAAAGAGTATGAAATTGATGACTACAAAGAGAAAACCGAGCTAACTACGCAAAAACTCAAAACTGTGCTCTATTCAATGCTGCGTTCTTATCGCGACCTGTGTTTAATTGAAGAGCAAAAACAAGGGCTTAGTCGTGTAATTCAGGCTTCCGCTTTTGTGCAAAATACCACCACCTTACAAACTTATGCCTCGTCGGTTTTGGCGCAGCTTACTTCATTGCTAAAACTGGAAAAATCGGCGCTCTATTGCATTGTCAAACCCGGTCCTCAAGGGGAAGAATCACGGGCCTTGACGCTAGCCGCGACGGGATCCTATGTCGATTTCTGCGCCAAGTGCGCGTTTGATATGCTGCCAGACGTGGTGGCAGAGCGTTGCCAACAGGCTTTGCTCAGCAAGCAAACCATGAACTATGGCGATGCATTTGTGCTCTACAGCCATGATGAACAGGGCGTCGATAGCCTGTTGTATGTCAATCTCAACAAGAACTTAGATGAGTTTGACTTACAGTTACTGGAACTGTACATGCAGAACATCGGCCTGACTTTCGAAAATCTCAACCTGATGCTCGATATTCGCGAAACCTCGAAAGAGTTGGTGTACAACTTGGCTAATGCGGTCGAGGCGAGAAGCCGCGAAACGGGAGCGCACGTGCAGCGTGTTTCGCTATTTGCCGAGAAGTTAGCTCTGCTTTACGGCTTAAGCGAGTACGACAGTAGCATGATCAAACACGCCTCGCCGCTACATGACATTGGCAAAGTGGCCATTCCCGATGCGATTTTGCACAAACCGGGCAAATTGGATGCCGAAGAGTGGAGTGAGATGCAGCGTCATGTCGAGTATGGTGTGGAAATATTGAGCAAATCTAAGCGACGTTTGATCGCTGTCGGCAGAGAAATTGCCGCCTCACATCATGAAAAGTGGGATGGCTCGGGTTATCCCAACCGTTTGAGCGGAGAATCCATTCCGATTAGTGGTCGCATCGTCGCTTTGGCGGATGTGTTTGATGCTCTAGGGTCAAAACGCAGTTACAAAGAGCCGTGGAGTGACGACGACATCCTACGAGAGATCATCGCGCAAAAAGGCAAACACTTTGACCCCAAATTGGTTGAGCTTTTTCTCGATAACATTAGCGACTTTATTGCAATACGTGAAAGTAACCCCGACTAATCAGTCAATTATGGAACTCTACTCTTGGGCGATGTTCAGCGGCAGCTCCTTAGGAAAAGTGATGGTGAACTGCACCCCTTCGCCGGGGGCTGACGCAAAACGAAGGTCGCCTTTTAACTTCTGCTTGATCAAGTTAAACGCTAGGTTTAGCCCCAAACCCGAGCCGCCTTTGCCACGTTTGCTGGTGAAAAAGGGCTCGAAAATCTTTTGATGCAACGATTCATCCACACCACAGCCGTTGTCGCTGTAATGCAGAATGATGTTTTCATCTTGCTGCTCCAGTCTGATCACAATGCTGGGTTGCGCTTGCTCGGCAAAGGCGTGATTGACGCTGTTTAAAATCAGATTTGAGACGATTTGGGTTAACACGCCCGGTAGGCTATTCATTGCCAATTGATCGTCACCTTCAAGTATGGGGGTGACTGGAACTTTTCGTGTTTCTGGGTGCAAGCTGGCGATCAGCGCAGATAACACTTGTTTGACGTTGAACTCGCTACGGCTTTCGGAAATTTGATCCACCGCCGTCTGTTTGAAATCACGGATCAATTTGGCAGCGCGGTGCAGATTGTTTTCCAACATCTCGCTGCTGTCGGTCATTTGTTGCATCAATTGAGCAAACTGGGTGCTGGTCAATGACTGATCAGAGAAGGCTTGATTCAGTTGGCGTGTCGCATCACGAATGATGGACGAAGCCGTCACCGCGATCCCCAAAGGGGTGTTGACTTCGTGAGCCACGCCAGCGACCAAACCGCCCAAAGCGGCCAGCTTTTCTGATTCCACTAGGTGCTCTTGAGTTTTTTGTAGCTGCTCCATGCTCTGTTTGAGATCTAAGGTGCGCAGCGCGACCTGATGTTCGAGATTCTGGTTGAGTGTTTGTAGCTCAACTTGGGTGCGCTTAAGGTCGGTAATGTTGAGCGCAGTGCCACGAAATCCGACAAATTGGTCCTCTTCATAAAGAGCAATCGCTTGAAAGTGGAAGTACAACGCCATGCTGTTGAGCGTAATGCACTCTTCACAGCGAGAAAAATCCTGTTTCTTGAGCAAGCAACGCTTCAGTTGATTGGCGTGAGAGAACGCTCCCAGCTCACTCAGTAGCGGCTTGCGATCTTCGCTTAGGTTGAGTGCATTGAGCATGGCTTCGGAACAAAAAGTTAAACGGCCGAGGTGATCGGTTTCCCACAGCCAATCCGACGAGACATGGGTAAAATCGGTAAAGCGCTCTTGCTCACGTTTGATGTTGCGATACAGCGTAGTCACGCTAGTGGTGATGCGGTTGGTCTCATCTCCCAGCCAATCGAGTTCATCTTCGCTCTCCATCGCCCAATCGGAGTGCGCCAATGCCAAGGGCTCTGCTGGATGGCGCGGATTGTAGTTGCGCAGGTACTTGGCGATTTCAAAAATACGCCGATTTACACTGGTGTGGAACACCATCAAGATGATGGTGCAAACTAAGGTGGTTTTAATCGCGTTCATGGTCAGCGTCATTAAAAACTGCCGGATCAGTTGCTGATAAATTTGCCCAGCGTCTGATTCGACGTAAATGGTGCCAATGGTTTGCGACGTGCCATCAAGCGGGTTTTGATAAATAAGGGGAAAGCGGCTGCCGATCGCTCGCTCTTTGACCTTGTGCCCGGCATTGAACACATAATCGTCCGAGCGGATCTCTAAGAAATCGATTTTGGGCAAGTTGACCAGACCATCCAACCGCTCTTGCAGCAGCACC from Vibrio navarrensis encodes the following:
- the pdhA gene encoding pyruvate dehydrogenase (acetyl-transferring) E1 component subunit alpha — its product is MNVQALPMRRFIDHAGELVAPLPSWADIPLLTQFYRDMLVTRAYDNKAVALQRTGKLGTYPSHLGSEAFGVGVGHALLPSDVFIPYYRDMPAMWVRGIGMEKNLQYWGGDERGSDYAPTEGQLRNHDLPFCVPIATQCTHAVGVASALKIAGEHHAALVTCGDGATSKGDFLESINCAGVWHLPLVFVVNNNQWAISVPRHLQCAAGQLSDKAIGAGIPGITVDGNDVVAVYNAVKTALDRARKGKGATLIEAVSYRLSDHTTADDASRYRNADDLQKAWQYEPVKRLKTFLLAQGAWSEEEDAAWLEESKAIVEQAVERYLSMTPQAPESAFDYLYESLPTELTAQRDQLINKAMRMQGGKHG
- the add gene encoding adenosine deaminase: MNYFDLPKIDLHCHLDGSVRPQTIIDLADEQNLTLPTRDIAQIQQMMIAPETCPNLDEYLKRFELPGMVMQTAQALERISFELFEDAAKENVKYMEVRFGPLLHQVKGLSLDEIMQSVVRGMKRAEAQYDIHGNYILSILRTMPKDQIKAVLEAGAKYLSKEESGIVAFDLAGSELPGFCHEFIPYAQYAKSLGYHVTIHAGEQGAGQNVHDAIALLGAERVGHGIFIHNHPQAYQLVKDEAVALETCPSSNVQTKAVNSLSEHPIKAFHKDGIAVTINTDNRTVSNTTMSDEVRKVMEAFDLTEQEYFEIYRVSVESAFSSDSVKAHLMSFAK
- a CDS encoding DOPA 4,5-dioxygenase family protein; the encoded protein is MFHAHVYYPLNRRSEAAELHEKIRRERKDVLQIFPLVDRLVGPHKMPMFELHFRDNQKGLIEWLDTQRGGFSVLIHPVSEEELLDHTERAQWLGTNIGIFEEIF
- a CDS encoding DUF3369 domain-containing protein, encoding MDLFADHRAENGKAVSETIDLQRGHQPWKVLLVDDDEQMHQITRLALSGFQFQERSLELISAYSGIDARRILQEQQDIAVAFVDVVMETEHAGLELVRFIRETLGNRLIRLVLRTGQAGQAPEDVVIKEYEIDDYKEKTELTTQKLKTVLYSMLRSYRDLCLIEEQKQGLSRVIQASAFVQNTTTLQTYASSVLAQLTSLLKLEKSALYCIVKPGPQGEESRALTLAATGSYVDFCAKCAFDMLPDVVAERCQQALLSKQTMNYGDAFVLYSHDEQGVDSLLYVNLNKNLDEFDLQLLELYMQNIGLTFENLNLMLDIRETSKELVYNLANAVEARSRETGAHVQRVSLFAEKLALLYGLSEYDSSMIKHASPLHDIGKVAIPDAILHKPGKLDAEEWSEMQRHVEYGVEILSKSKRRLIAVGREIAASHHEKWDGSGYPNRLSGESIPISGRIVALADVFDALGSKRSYKEPWSDDDILREIIAQKGKHFDPKLVELFLDNISDFIAIRESNPD
- a CDS encoding PAS domain-containing sensor histidine kinase; translation: MSKVQQYEESIHNPLFSRIGRRIVLIMIIISGVITLFTTLLQLYWDYDKEFNDVEQRHYEIQNVHAGLLSASLWSFDMVLLQERLDGLVNLPKIDFLEIRSDDYVFNAGHKVKERAIGSRFPLIYQNPLDGTSQTIGTIYVESDAGQIYQQLIRQFLMTLTMNAIKTTLVCTIILMVFHTSVNRRIFEIAKYLRNYNPRHPAEPLALAHSDWAMESEDELDWLGDETNRITTSVTTLYRNIKREQERFTDFTHVSSDWLWETDHLGRLTFCSEAMLNALNLSEDRKPLLSELGAFSHANQLKRCLLKKQDFSRCEECITLNSMALYFHFQAIALYEEDQFVGFRGTALNITDLKRTQVELQTLNQNLEHQVALRTLDLKQSMEQLQKTQEHLVESEKLAALGGLVAGVAHEVNTPLGIAVTASSIIRDATRQLNQAFSDQSLTSTQFAQLMQQMTDSSEMLENNLHRAAKLIRDFKQTAVDQISESRSEFNVKQVLSALIASLHPETRKVPVTPILEGDDQLAMNSLPGVLTQIVSNLILNSVNHAFAEQAQPSIVIRLEQQDENIILHYSDNGCGVDESLHQKIFEPFFTSKRGKGGSGLGLNLAFNLIKQKLKGDLRFASAPGEGVQFTITFPKELPLNIAQE